A genomic segment from Drosophila willistoni isolate 14030-0811.24 chromosome 2L unlocalized genomic scaffold, UCI_dwil_1.1 Seg168, whole genome shotgun sequence encodes:
- the LOC6640886 gene encoding organic cation transporter protein isoform X1: MKSTMVDRPDGKKTKERTPKEEKLYPVEKTADPIISQIGDFRRYQLFFCALIFLSKFGTGWHTLGHIFLAAPTELSCGTENVTDACSDECNDLVFDTSVFHSTIITEWNLTCKNKSLASLSQSIVMLGVMFGSMLFGMIADRFGRRPAFLGCCYMQLITGLVVCVSPTYWFYCIARFLVAFATGGTMTTSFVLIMEIIGPKKRELVAVLYQIPFNIGHASLAVFAYFIRTWRWFQFSITIFSVVFIVYLCLVPESPRWLFTTGRVDESIQILEKIAKHNRAPRENIRPEIEAGYRALSARQPAKKGNLLDLFKTPYLRVKTICMANNWLVVCMVYYGTAQYISKLGGDIFLNNLIAAGLGIPGTCLCVVLTKWLGRKITLMLSNSISAVGLILLVFLSESSMWVQVACATLGLFGASITFPNVYLYGGELFPTVVRSNGVGLCSMVGRIGSITAPLICDLANIKPWITPLVFGIFSVLAVIGTIFIPETRGMPLPETLEDGETFGRKQKPQQN; encoded by the exons ATGAA GAGCACTATGGTCGACCGTCCAGATGGAAAAAAGACGAAGGAGAGGACTCCGAAGGAGGAGAAGCTATATCCTGTGGAAAAGACAGCCGATCCAATCATATCTCAAATCGGAGACTTTCGACGCTATCAATTATTCTTCTGCGCTCTCATATTTCTCTCCAAATTCGGAACTGGTTGGCATACGCTGGGACACATCTTTCTGGCCGCTCCCACCGAGCTGAGTTGCGGCACAGAAAACGTCACTGACGCCTGCAGTGACGAGTGTAATGATCTTGTGTTTGACACCAGCGTTTTCCACTCCACCATAATCACAGAATGGAATCTCACCTGTAAGAACAAATCACTGGCAAGTTTATCTCAGTCCATTGTGAtgttaggcgttatgtttggcAGCATGTTATTTGGCATGATAGCAGATCG TTTTGGACGCCGTCCTGCTTTTCTGGGCTGTTGTTATATGCAATTAATTACTGGACTCGTTGTATGTGTCTCACCCACATATTGGTTCTATTGTATTGCACGGTTTCTGGTTGCCTTTGCCACAGGCGGAACAATGACCACCAG TTTTGTCTTGATCATGGAGATAATTGGCCCAAAGAAGCGTGAACTTGTGGCAGTTCTCTATCAGATTCCCTTTAACATTGGTCATGCCTCGTTGGCCGTATTTGCCTACTTTATACGCACTTGGCGTTGGTTCCAGTTCAGCATTACCATATTTTCGGTTGTCTTTATCGTTTATCTTTGCCTGGTGCCGGAATCACCACGTTGGCTCTTCACCACGGGTCGAGTGGATGAGTCGATTCAGATCTTGGAAAAAATTGCCAAACATAATCGAGCTCCCAGGGAAAATATACGCCCAGAGATTGAGGCTGGATACAGAGCGTTGTCGGCACGACAACCTGCCAAAAAGGGCAACCTATTGGATCTCTTTAAGACTCCCTATCTAAGAGTGAAGACCATTTGCATGGCCAATAACTGGCTAGTGGTGTGCATGGTGTACTATGGCACAGCTCAGTATATATCCAAATTGGGAGGCGATATCTTCCTAAACAATCTGATAGCCGCCGGCTTGGGTATACCTGGTACCTGCTTGTGTGTGGTTCTCACCAAATGGCTGGGCCGTAAGATCACTTTGATGCTATCGAATAGTATCAGTGCCGTAGGTCTCATTCTCTTGGTATTCCTTTCGGAATCCTCGATGTGGGTCCAAGTGGCTTGCGCCACTTTGGGGCTGTTTGGGGCCTCTATTACATTCCCCAATGTTTATCTTTATGGCGGTGAACTTTTTCCCACAGTGGTGCGATCGAATGGTGTGGGCCTCTGTTCGATGGTGGGACGCATTGGTTCCATTACAGCACCTTTGATCTGTGATCTGGCCAATATAAAGCCCTGGATTACGCCCCTAGTCTTTGGCATATTCTCAGTTCTAGCGGTTATTGGGACGATATTTATTCCCGAGACACGGGGAATGCCGCTGCCAGAGACTTTGGAGGATGGCGAGACTTTTGGACGAAAGCAGAAACCACAGCAGAACTAG
- the LOC6640886 gene encoding organic cation transporter protein isoform X2, which produces MVDRPDGKKTKERTPKEEKLYPVEKTADPIISQIGDFRRYQLFFCALIFLSKFGTGWHTLGHIFLAAPTELSCGTENVTDACSDECNDLVFDTSVFHSTIITEWNLTCKNKSLASLSQSIVMLGVMFGSMLFGMIADRFGRRPAFLGCCYMQLITGLVVCVSPTYWFYCIARFLVAFATGGTMTTSFVLIMEIIGPKKRELVAVLYQIPFNIGHASLAVFAYFIRTWRWFQFSITIFSVVFIVYLCLVPESPRWLFTTGRVDESIQILEKIAKHNRAPRENIRPEIEAGYRALSARQPAKKGNLLDLFKTPYLRVKTICMANNWLVVCMVYYGTAQYISKLGGDIFLNNLIAAGLGIPGTCLCVVLTKWLGRKITLMLSNSISAVGLILLVFLSESSMWVQVACATLGLFGASITFPNVYLYGGELFPTVVRSNGVGLCSMVGRIGSITAPLICDLANIKPWITPLVFGIFSVLAVIGTIFIPETRGMPLPETLEDGETFGRKQKPQQN; this is translated from the exons ATGGTCGACCGTCCAGATGGAAAAAAGACGAAGGAGAGGACTCCGAAGGAGGAGAAGCTATATCCTGTGGAAAAGACAGCCGATCCAATCATATCTCAAATCGGAGACTTTCGACGCTATCAATTATTCTTCTGCGCTCTCATATTTCTCTCCAAATTCGGAACTGGTTGGCATACGCTGGGACACATCTTTCTGGCCGCTCCCACCGAGCTGAGTTGCGGCACAGAAAACGTCACTGACGCCTGCAGTGACGAGTGTAATGATCTTGTGTTTGACACCAGCGTTTTCCACTCCACCATAATCACAGAATGGAATCTCACCTGTAAGAACAAATCACTGGCAAGTTTATCTCAGTCCATTGTGAtgttaggcgttatgtttggcAGCATGTTATTTGGCATGATAGCAGATCG TTTTGGACGCCGTCCTGCTTTTCTGGGCTGTTGTTATATGCAATTAATTACTGGACTCGTTGTATGTGTCTCACCCACATATTGGTTCTATTGTATTGCACGGTTTCTGGTTGCCTTTGCCACAGGCGGAACAATGACCACCAG TTTTGTCTTGATCATGGAGATAATTGGCCCAAAGAAGCGTGAACTTGTGGCAGTTCTCTATCAGATTCCCTTTAACATTGGTCATGCCTCGTTGGCCGTATTTGCCTACTTTATACGCACTTGGCGTTGGTTCCAGTTCAGCATTACCATATTTTCGGTTGTCTTTATCGTTTATCTTTGCCTGGTGCCGGAATCACCACGTTGGCTCTTCACCACGGGTCGAGTGGATGAGTCGATTCAGATCTTGGAAAAAATTGCCAAACATAATCGAGCTCCCAGGGAAAATATACGCCCAGAGATTGAGGCTGGATACAGAGCGTTGTCGGCACGACAACCTGCCAAAAAGGGCAACCTATTGGATCTCTTTAAGACTCCCTATCTAAGAGTGAAGACCATTTGCATGGCCAATAACTGGCTAGTGGTGTGCATGGTGTACTATGGCACAGCTCAGTATATATCCAAATTGGGAGGCGATATCTTCCTAAACAATCTGATAGCCGCCGGCTTGGGTATACCTGGTACCTGCTTGTGTGTGGTTCTCACCAAATGGCTGGGCCGTAAGATCACTTTGATGCTATCGAATAGTATCAGTGCCGTAGGTCTCATTCTCTTGGTATTCCTTTCGGAATCCTCGATGTGGGTCCAAGTGGCTTGCGCCACTTTGGGGCTGTTTGGGGCCTCTATTACATTCCCCAATGTTTATCTTTATGGCGGTGAACTTTTTCCCACAGTGGTGCGATCGAATGGTGTGGGCCTCTGTTCGATGGTGGGACGCATTGGTTCCATTACAGCACCTTTGATCTGTGATCTGGCCAATATAAAGCCCTGGATTACGCCCCTAGTCTTTGGCATATTCTCAGTTCTAGCGGTTATTGGGACGATATTTATTCCCGAGACACGGGGAATGCCGCTGCCAGAGACTTTGGAGGATGGCGAGACTTTTGGACGAAAGCAGAAACCACAGCAGAACTAG